In Dryobates pubescens isolate bDryPub1 chromosome 19, bDryPub1.pri, whole genome shotgun sequence, the following are encoded in one genomic region:
- the CBLN1 gene encoding cerebellin-1: MWGSGLALGLLLGAAWLACGQNETEPIVLEGKCLVVCDSNPTSDPTGTALGISVRSGSAKVAFSAIRSTNHEPSEMSNRTMIIYFDQVLVNIGSNFDSERSTFIAPRKGIYSFNFHVVKVYNRQTIQVSLMLNGWPVISAFAGDQDVTREAASNGVLIQMEKGDRAYLKLERGNLMGGWKYSTFSGFLVFPL; this comes from the exons ATGTGGGGCTCGGGGCTGGCGCTGGGGCTTCTGCTGGGCGCGGCGTGGCTGGCGTGCGGGCAGAACGAGACAGAGCCCATCGTGCTGGAGGGGAAGTGCCTCGTGGTGTGCGACTCCAACCCCACCTCCGACCCCACCGGTACAGCGCTCGGCATCTCCGTGCGCTCCGGCAGCGCCAAGGTCGCCTTCTCCGCTATCCGCAGCACCAACCACGAACCCTCCGAGATGAGCAACCGCACCATGATCATCTACTTCGACCAG GTACTAGTGAATATCGGCAGCAACTTCGACTCGGAGCGGAGCACTTTTATCGCGCCTAGGAAAGGGATTTACAGTTTCAATTTTCACGTGGTGAAAGTGTACAACAGGCAAACCATCCAG GTGAGTTTGATGCTAAATGGGTGGCCAGTGATTTCTGCCTTTGCAGGAGACCAAGATGTGACCCGAGAAGCTGCTAGCAATGGAGTCCTGATTCAGATGGAGAAAGGAGACAGAGCTTATCTAAAACTGGAGAGAGGAAACTTGATGGGAGGCTGGAAGTATTCAACATTCTCTGGATTTCTAGTGTTCCCGCTTTAA